One window from the genome of Paracoccus zhejiangensis encodes:
- the pcaD gene encoding 3-oxoadipate enol-lactonase produces the protein MVDVLDLGHVRLHVADEGPRDAPAVIFANSLGTDFRLWDAILPHLPPGLRIVRADKRGHGLSQTTGPISIDDLADDVAGIIAALELDRPVYVGLSIGGLIGQSLALRHGDAIGGLVLSNTAAKIGESTIWTDRIAAIEAGGIGVIAEPTMERWFSPAFRATPDCGAWKLMLERQDQAGYLACCRAIAEADFRERLAGVQGPVLCIGGSLDGSTPPEAMRDLTDRISGARLEIIEGVGHLPCVEAPALYADLLAGHLRDIGHI, from the coding sequence ATGGTTGATGTTCTGGATCTGGGCCATGTGCGCCTGCATGTCGCCGATGAGGGCCCGCGCGATGCGCCGGCGGTGATCTTTGCCAATTCGCTCGGCACCGATTTCCGGCTGTGGGACGCGATCCTGCCTCATCTGCCGCCGGGGCTTCGGATCGTGCGCGCCGACAAGCGCGGGCACGGGCTGTCGCAGACCACCGGGCCGATCAGCATAGACGATCTGGCAGATGACGTGGCGGGGATCATCGCCGCGCTGGAGCTGGACCGGCCGGTCTATGTTGGCCTGTCGATCGGCGGGCTGATCGGGCAGTCGCTGGCGCTGCGCCACGGGGATGCCATTGGCGGGCTGGTGCTATCGAACACCGCCGCCAAGATCGGCGAAAGCACGATCTGGACCGACCGCATCGCCGCCATCGAGGCCGGGGGCATCGGTGTCATTGCCGAGCCGACCATGGAACGCTGGTTCTCGCCCGCCTTCCGCGCCACGCCCGACTGTGGCGCCTGGAAGCTGATGCTGGAACGGCAGGACCAGGCGGGCTATCTGGCCTGCTGCCGCGCCATCGCCGAGGCCGATTTCCGCGAGCGGCTGGCCGGGGTTCAGGGGCCGGTCCTCTGCATCGGTGGCAGCCTCGACGGCTCGACCCCGCCCGAGGCGATGCGCGACCTGACCGACCGGATCAGCGGCGCGCGGCTGGAGATCATCGAGGGCGTGGGCCATCTGCCTTGCGTCGAGGCGCCGGCCCTCTACGCCGACCTGCTGGCCGGGCATCTGCGCGACATCGGGCATATCTGA
- a CDS encoding SH3 domain-containing protein produces the protein MSIKCLALLLSLFASASTAQQLDVEFKVFEDGQAAGCAGSIVAGLDPKGDGFLAVRSGPGTDFTRIDELHNGDLVRTCARSGPWIGITYGKPRRRGWVHGRWLVDGAG, from the coding sequence ATGTCGATCAAGTGTCTCGCGCTGTTGCTGTCGCTTTTCGCCAGCGCGTCCACGGCGCAGCAACTGGATGTGGAGTTCAAGGTCTTCGAGGACGGACAGGCGGCGGGCTGCGCCGGCAGCATCGTCGCCGGGCTTGACCCGAAGGGCGATGGCTTCCTGGCCGTGCGGTCCGGGCCGGGCACCGATTTCACCCGCATCGACGAGTTGCACAACGGTGACCTGGTGCGCACCTGCGCCCGCAGCGGACCGTGGATCGGCATCACCTATGGCAAGCCCCGCCGCAGGGGCTGGGTCCATGGCCGCTGGCTGGTGGACGGAGCCGGATAG
- a CDS encoding Isoquinoline 1-oxidoreductase subunit: MKRLTLTAAASALALMMAAPAWAQEAATTEAPAAEAPAAEAPAAEAAPAEAAGLQSPEAITGADDAARSVALFEEMGKVITHPRCLNCHPVTGGPTQGDDMHPHSPPMVRGAADFGPDGLACTTCHGAENVAYSVESGSIPGHEPWQLAPESMGWAGQSLADICTQIKDPERNGGRDLEALHEHMAEDGLVGWAWEPGEGRTPAPGNQEIFGALTRAWIDTGAACPV, from the coding sequence ATGAAGCGACTGACACTGACTGCCGCCGCCTCGGCGCTGGCGCTGATGATGGCTGCGCCGGCTTGGGCGCAGGAGGCCGCAACGACGGAGGCACCAGCGGCTGAGGCACCAGCGGCGGAAGCACCGGCAGCCGAGGCAGCACCCGCCGAAGCCGCCGGCCTGCAATCCCCCGAGGCCATCACCGGCGCGGATGACGCCGCCCGCTCGGTGGCGCTGTTCGAGGAAATGGGCAAGGTCATCACCCATCCGCGCTGCCTGAACTGCCATCCGGTCACCGGGGGCCCGACGCAGGGCGATGACATGCACCCGCACAGCCCGCCCATGGTGCGCGGCGCGGCCGATTTCGGCCCGGACGGCCTCGCCTGCACCACCTGCCACGGTGCCGAGAACGTCGCCTATTCGGTCGAAAGCGGCTCGATCCCCGGCCATGAACCTTGGCAGCTCGCGCCCGAAAGCATGGGCTGGGCCGGGCAGTCGCTGGCCGATATCTGCACCCAGATCAAGGATCCCGAGCGCAATGGCGGCCGCGATCTCGAGGCGCTGCACGAGCATATGGCCGAGGACGGTCTGGTGGGCTGGGCCTGGGAGCCGGGCGAGGGCCGCACCCCCGCACCGGGCAATCAGGAGATCTTCGGCGCCCTGACCCGCGCCTGGATCGATACCGGGGCCGCCTGCCCGGTCTGA
- a CDS encoding xanthine dehydrogenase family protein molybdopterin-binding subunit, giving the protein MTIRTSGFKTSRRAFLSGGAGLVLALTLPVPGRRLLAQEAAAPAAVAIPPNAFVRIAADDTVTVMIKHIEFGQGPMTGLATLVAEELDADWSQMRGALAPANAAWYGNAVLGGLQGTGGSTALPSSFMVMRRAGAAMRAMLVEAAAAEWGVPAAEITVSKGVIAHAGSGKQSGFGALAEAAGALTPPAEPVLKTPEQWTLIGTDLHKLDTDEKTDGKAMFTLDQYPEGMQVVVVAHPPAFGATVASFDDSAALAVPGVRAVHQIPQGVAVYADNTFAALKGRDALAVTWDEANAETRDDAELAAMTLAAARQPGITVEEEGGDLAAAFAAEGSTLHEAEYQFPFLAHAPLEALDGLLTVSGDSAHASYGSQFPGLDQPTIAGILGLDPAKVTLDVMLAGGSFGRRATGDAHLAAELAEVAKAAGDGSYKLMWTREDDIKGGYYRPMTAHRFRAATDADGKITAWENVVSGQSLLAGTPMEPMLQGAPDATAFEGSVELPYDLGARRVGFEQTKTGVPVLWWRSVGSTHTAFAVEMFLDEVLVGAGKDPVQGRLDLLKPDDPRPRAVIEKVAEMAGWKGPNGTEGKGYGMAYAKSFGTYVAQIAEVEDRDGAPHVTGVWCAVDCGVAVNPNVIRAQIEGGIGFGLSAALFSQITFGAGGRVQESNYDSYRMLRIGEMPDVQVEIIASTADPTGIGEPGVPPIGPAVANAWRALTGTQTRKLPMVQRGVV; this is encoded by the coding sequence ATGACGATCCGCACCTCAGGTTTTAAGACGTCTCGGCGGGCCTTCCTGTCCGGCGGTGCCGGGCTGGTTCTGGCGCTGACCCTGCCGGTTCCAGGTCGCCGGCTTCTGGCACAGGAGGCCGCAGCACCCGCCGCAGTCGCCATTCCGCCCAATGCCTTCGTCCGCATCGCCGCCGATGACACGGTGACGGTGATGATCAAGCATATCGAATTCGGTCAGGGCCCGATGACCGGCCTTGCCACGCTGGTCGCCGAGGAACTGGACGCCGACTGGTCGCAGATGCGCGGCGCGCTGGCCCCGGCCAATGCCGCCTGGTACGGCAATGCCGTCCTTGGCGGGCTACAGGGCACCGGCGGTTCGACCGCGCTGCCCAGCAGCTTCATGGTCATGCGCCGGGCCGGCGCCGCCATGCGCGCCATGCTGGTCGAGGCCGCCGCCGCCGAATGGGGCGTGCCGGCGGCTGAGATCACCGTCTCGAAGGGCGTGATCGCCCATGCCGGCTCCGGCAAGCAATCGGGCTTCGGTGCGCTGGCCGAGGCGGCGGGCGCCCTGACCCCGCCGGCAGAGCCGGTGCTGAAAACGCCCGAGCAATGGACCCTGATCGGCACCGACCTGCATAAGCTCGACACCGACGAAAAGACCGACGGCAAGGCGATGTTCACGCTGGACCAGTATCCCGAGGGGATGCAGGTCGTGGTGGTCGCCCATCCGCCCGCCTTCGGTGCCACCGTGGCTTCCTTCGATGACAGCGCCGCGCTGGCGGTGCCGGGCGTGCGGGCTGTGCATCAGATCCCGCAGGGGGTCGCCGTCTATGCCGACAACACCTTTGCCGCGCTGAAAGGCCGCGACGCGCTGGCCGTCACCTGGGACGAGGCCAATGCCGAGACCCGCGACGATGCCGAACTGGCCGCCATGACGCTGGCGGCAGCGCGGCAGCCGGGGATAACGGTCGAGGAAGAGGGCGGCGATCTGGCAGCGGCTTTTGCTGCCGAGGGATCGACCCTGCACGAGGCAGAGTATCAATTCCCCTTCCTCGCCCACGCACCGCTCGAGGCGCTGGACGGGCTGCTGACGGTCTCGGGCGACAGCGCCCATGCCTCCTATGGCAGCCAGTTCCCCGGTCTCGACCAGCCGACCATTGCCGGGATCCTGGGTCTCGACCCGGCCAAGGTGACGCTGGACGTGATGCTGGCCGGTGGCTCCTTCGGCCGCCGGGCAACGGGTGACGCCCATCTGGCCGCCGAACTGGCCGAGGTCGCCAAGGCGGCGGGCGATGGCAGCTACAAGCTGATGTGGACGCGCGAGGATGACATCAAGGGCGGCTATTACCGCCCGATGACCGCCCATCGCTTCCGCGCGGCCACCGACGCTGACGGCAAGATCACCGCATGGGAGAACGTGGTGTCTGGCCAGTCGCTGCTGGCCGGCACGCCGATGGAGCCGATGCTGCAGGGAGCACCCGATGCCACCGCTTTCGAGGGCTCGGTCGAACTGCCCTATGATCTGGGCGCGCGCCGGGTGGGCTTCGAGCAGACCAAGACCGGGGTGCCGGTGCTCTGGTGGCGCTCGGTCGGCTCGACCCATACCGCCTTCGCCGTCGAGATGTTCCTCGACGAGGTGCTGGTGGGCGCGGGCAAGGACCCGGTGCAGGGGCGGCTTGACCTCTTGAAGCCCGATGACCCGCGCCCGCGCGCGGTGATCGAGAAGGTGGCCGAGATGGCCGGCTGGAAAGGTCCGAACGGGACCGAGGGCAAGGGCTATGGCATGGCCTATGCCAAAAGCTTCGGCACCTATGTCGCCCAGATCGCCGAGGTCGAGGATCGGGACGGCGCGCCCCATGTCACCGGCGTCTGGTGCGCGGTCGATTGCGGCGTGGCGGTGAACCCCAACGTCATCCGAGCGCAGATCGAGGGCGGCATCGGCTTCGGCCTCAGCGCCGCGCTGTTCAGCCAGATCACCTTTGGCGCCGGTGGCCGGGTGCAGGAAAGCAATTACGACAGCTACCGGATGCTCAGGATCGGCGAGATGCCGGATGTCCAGGTCGAGATCATCGCCAGCACCGCCGATCCAACCGGCATCGGAGAGCCGGGGGTGCCGCCGATCGGACCGGCGGTCGCCAATGCCTGGCGGGCGCTGACCGGAACCCAGACACGCAAACTGCCGATGGTGCAACGAGGGGTGGTGTAA
- a CDS encoding (2Fe-2S)-binding protein gives MTKLTINGQEVTLELDPDTPLLWALRDELRLTGTKFGCGVAQCGACTVMLDGAPRRACVTPIGSIGGSEVTTIEGMAGAEFDAIQTAWRAIDVPQCGWCQSGQIMQATGLLQMVPAPSDEQIDQAMAGNICRCATYHRIRAAIHDAAKTLEG, from the coding sequence ATGACGAAACTCACCATAAACGGGCAAGAGGTCACGCTGGAGCTTGACCCCGACACGCCCCTGCTCTGGGCGCTGCGCGACGAGCTGCGGCTGACCGGAACGAAATTCGGATGCGGCGTGGCGCAATGCGGCGCCTGCACGGTGATGCTGGACGGCGCGCCGCGCCGGGCCTGCGTGACACCGATCGGATCGATCGGCGGCTCCGAGGTGACCACCATCGAGGGCATGGCGGGGGCGGAATTCGACGCCATCCAGACCGCCTGGCGCGCCATCGACGTGCCGCAATGCGGCTGGTGCCAGTCGGGCCAGATCATGCAGGCCACGGGTCTGTTGCAAATGGTGCCGGCACCCAGCGACGAACAGATCGATCAGGCGATGGCCGGCAATATCTGCCGCTGCGCCACCTATCACCGCATCCGCGCCGCGATCCATGACGCGGCCAAGACGCTGGAGGGCTGA
- the cobA gene encoding uroporphyrinogen-III C-methyltransferase: protein MAGPDAKGDAKGFVSLVSSGPGDPELLTLRAAARLRQAEVVLYDDLSSGPILELANPDAELVPVGKRAGRPSAKQEHVNALLVEYALAGQRVVRLKSGDAGIFGRLEEEIIALNEAGIAFEIVPGVPSAVAAAAAAQIPLTRRLTARRLQFLTGADVTGALPRDINWAAIADPATTTVVFMGQRSFPDLARGLQEHGLSGETPALFAEAVSHPHQRLIRTTIAALAEMLADAPVTQPALILYGPLAQGPDQG from the coding sequence ATGGCCGGGCCGGATGCAAAAGGCGACGCAAAGGGATTTGTCTCGCTGGTCTCCTCGGGGCCGGGTGATCCCGAACTCTTGACCCTGCGCGCCGCCGCGCGGCTGCGCCAGGCCGAGGTGGTGCTCTATGACGACCTGTCCTCGGGTCCGATTCTCGAGCTTGCCAACCCCGATGCCGAGCTGGTCCCGGTCGGCAAGCGCGCCGGGCGGCCCTCGGCCAAGCAGGAACATGTGAACGCGCTGCTGGTCGAATACGCGCTGGCCGGGCAGCGTGTGGTGCGGCTGAAATCCGGCGATGCCGGCATCTTCGGGCGGCTCGAGGAAGAGATCATCGCGCTGAACGAGGCCGGCATCGCCTTCGAGATCGTGCCGGGCGTGCCCTCGGCCGTGGCGGCGGCGGCGGCGGCGCAGATCCCGCTGACCCGGCGACTGACCGCGCGGCGGCTGCAATTCCTGACCGGTGCCGATGTCACCGGGGCGCTGCCCAGGGATATCAACTGGGCCGCCATCGCCGATCCGGCCACCACCACCGTCGTCTTCATGGGTCAGCGCAGCTTTCCCGATCTGGCGCGCGGGCTGCAGGAACATGGCCTCTCGGGCGAGACGCCGGCGCTGTTCGCCGAAGCCGTCAGCCATCCGCATCAGCGGCTGATCCGCACCACCATCGCCGCGCTGGCCGAGATGCTGGCCGATGCGCCGGTGACGCAGCCGGCGCTGATCCTCTATGGCCCGCTGGCCCAGGGGCCGGATCAGGGCTGA
- a CDS encoding calcium-binding protein yields MDYVATLRVDQNRFLTRITDLVIAEVAGRPVLISATYLGGGLASFAITDADLPAGAGSLWSHPIGFEHWGDPCLQLLEIGGQPWLTLTGLGNGPNTRLPLLEGGDLGPVAALFGATPLPRDLTQLGQIEIGGDSYVYAARQGDVEFTLYREADDGSLTRITRSLMPLAATMPEASLDKIITLQMGGQPVLVAISGLGNFLASHRLDSQGGIIRADYLTAGDGTGFNVPNDVAAVTVDGLVYLIVTSARSSSITTVRLLPDGSMIPVDHVVDELSTRFQRASALATVEVDGRAYVFVGGMDDGISVFTLQPDGKLLHLETLVDDAAMALTDVSAIAAEEVRGKIVLFVSSSRETGITQLSLDPGQLGLTRRVGAGIVLGSSGNDLLSAGRGTTQLKGGDGDDVLVAGREDITIWGGAGRDVFVATPVAGRILIRDFEPGEDRLDLSQLGMVRSIGQLSFSPFSKGIRIRFGETLIEIHSSLGTTLSASLFTNAMFPVAHYTPPDVDTIIVGSTGDDRLIAARGGSEIHGLAGADLIVGSEVEDLLIGDEGNDTISAGASQDTVQGGAGDDRLRGGDGADRISADAGNDVMVADAGEDLLDGGEGADTLFGGTGGDTLLGGAGHDFLSGDDGDDDLQGGSGNDSLSGGAGDDRIDAGDGDNILAGDAGDDALTAGGGVDRLRGGAGADVIRSGGGNDVIEAGEGDDRAYGESGDDRILAEAGNDTAEGGAGNDTLHGGLGDDLLQGDDGNDLILTGGGDDLLLGGNGDDSLIGGPGASRLEGGEGSDLLVGDRLAETLLGGGGDDTAFGHGGADRIEGGAGRDLLFGGGDDDAVWGEAGPDMIFGDVGDDQLYGGEGQDNLRGGDGNDLIEGGAGADNLLGGAGMDRFVFRSVIDSTIALPDRIEDLASGSDLIDLTALHLQFIGAQAFSAAGQLRLTMAADHQLLQADLDGDGQPDLAIRIDGTLPITADGLLL; encoded by the coding sequence ATGGACTATGTTGCGACGCTTCGGGTCGACCAGAACCGGTTTTTGACCCGCATCACCGATCTGGTCATCGCAGAAGTCGCAGGTCGCCCGGTTCTGATCAGTGCCACCTATCTGGGCGGCGGGCTGGCCAGCTTTGCCATCACCGATGCCGACCTGCCGGCGGGCGCGGGCAGCCTCTGGTCCCATCCCATCGGCTTCGAGCACTGGGGCGATCCGTGTTTGCAACTGCTCGAGATAGGCGGGCAGCCGTGGCTGACCCTGACCGGACTGGGGAACGGCCCGAACACGCGCCTGCCCTTGCTCGAGGGTGGGGATCTCGGGCCGGTTGCTGCCCTCTTCGGCGCCACGCCGCTGCCGCGCGACCTGACCCAGTTGGGCCAGATCGAGATCGGCGGCGACAGCTATGTCTATGCCGCGCGGCAGGGCGATGTGGAATTCACGCTCTATCGCGAGGCGGATGATGGCAGCCTGACCCGCATCACCCGGTCGCTGATGCCCTTGGCCGCGACCATGCCCGAGGCTTCGCTGGACAAGATCATCACCCTGCAGATGGGTGGCCAGCCGGTGCTGGTGGCGATCTCGGGTCTGGGGAATTTCCTCGCGAGTCACCGGCTTGACTCGCAGGGCGGGATCATCCGCGCCGACTATCTGACGGCGGGGGACGGCACTGGCTTCAACGTCCCGAATGACGTGGCTGCGGTGACAGTGGACGGGCTGGTCTATCTGATCGTGACCTCGGCGCGGTCATCCTCGATCACCACCGTGCGACTGTTGCCCGATGGCAGCATGATCCCGGTCGATCATGTTGTCGACGAGCTGTCGACCCGGTTCCAGCGCGCCTCGGCACTGGCCACGGTCGAGGTCGATGGCCGCGCCTATGTCTTCGTCGGTGGCATGGATGACGGCATCTCGGTCTTCACCCTGCAGCCCGATGGCAAGCTTCTTCATCTTGAAACGCTGGTCGATGACGCGGCGATGGCCCTGACCGATGTCAGCGCCATTGCGGCCGAGGAGGTGAGGGGCAAGATCGTTCTCTTTGTCTCGAGTTCGCGCGAGACCGGCATTACCCAGCTGTCCCTCGATCCGGGCCAACTGGGTCTGACGCGAAGGGTGGGGGCAGGCATTGTTTTGGGCAGCTCGGGCAATGACCTGCTGAGCGCGGGGCGCGGCACGACGCAGTTGAAGGGCGGCGATGGCGATGATGTGCTGGTCGCCGGGCGCGAGGACATCACGATCTGGGGCGGCGCGGGGCGCGACGTTTTCGTTGCTACCCCGGTCGCGGGCCGCATCCTGATCCGCGATTTCGAACCGGGCGAGGACCGGCTGGACCTGTCGCAGCTGGGCATGGTGCGCAGCATCGGCCAGCTGAGCTTCTCGCCCTTTTCCAAGGGTATCCGCATCCGCTTTGGCGAGACGCTGATCGAGATCCATTCGTCGCTTGGCACCACGCTTTCGGCCAGTCTCTTCACCAACGCGATGTTCCCGGTCGCCCATTACACGCCGCCCGATGTCGATACCATCATTGTCGGCTCGACCGGGGATGACCGCCTGATCGCGGCGCGTGGCGGCTCCGAGATCCACGGCCTTGCCGGGGCAGACCTGATCGTCGGTAGCGAGGTCGAGGATCTGCTGATCGGTGATGAGGGCAACGATACCATCTCGGCTGGGGCGTCGCAGGATACGGTTCAGGGGGGCGCTGGCGACGATCGGCTGCGCGGGGGAGATGGCGCGGACCGGATTTCGGCTGATGCCGGGAATGATGTCATGGTCGCGGATGCCGGCGAAGATCTGCTCGACGGTGGTGAGGGCGCCGATACACTGTTCGGCGGGACCGGCGGTGATACGCTGCTTGGCGGGGCGGGGCATGATTTCCTGTCCGGTGATGACGGCGACGATGACCTGCAGGGCGGTTCGGGGAACGATTCCCTGTCGGGTGGTGCGGGCGACGACCGGATCGATGCCGGCGATGGCGACAACATTCTGGCAGGGGATGCGGGCGATGATGCGCTGACCGCCGGCGGTGGCGTTGACCGGCTGCGCGGCGGGGCCGGGGCAGACGTGATCCGCTCGGGCGGTGGCAATGACGTGATCGAGGCCGGCGAGGGGGATGACCGTGCCTATGGCGAGTCAGGCGACGACCGCATTCTGGCCGAAGCCGGCAATGACACGGCCGAGGGCGGCGCGGGCAATGACACCCTGCATGGCGGGCTGGGTGACGACCTGCTGCAGGGCGATGACGGCAACGACCTGATCCTCACGGGCGGCGGCGATGATCTTCTGCTCGGTGGCAATGGCGATGACAGTTTGATCGGCGGGCCGGGGGCAAGCCGCCTCGAGGGCGGGGAGGGGAGCGATCTTCTCGTCGGTGACCGGCTGGCCGAGACGCTGCTGGGTGGTGGTGGTGACGATACCGCCTTTGGTCATGGCGGCGCCGACCGGATCGAGGGCGGTGCCGGCCGCGATCTGCTGTTCGGCGGCGGCGATGATGACGCGGTCTGGGGCGAGGCGGGTCCCGACATGATCTTCGGTGATGTCGGGGATGATCAGCTCTATGGTGGCGAGGGGCAGGACAACCTGCGGGGCGGTGATGGCAACGACCTGATCGAGGGCGGGGCGGGGGCCGACAACCTGCTCGGCGGCGCAGGGATGGATCGCTTTGTGTTTAGGTCGGTGATCGATTCGACCATCGCCCTGCCGGATCGCATCGAAGATTTGGCGTCCGGCAGCGATCTGATCGACCTGACGGCCTTGCATCTGCAGTTCATCGGCGCGCAGGCTTTCTCGGCCGCGGGTCAGCTGCGCCTGACAATGGCCGCCGACCATCAGCTGCTGCAGGCCGATCTGGATGGCGACGGCCAGCCAGACCTAGCGATCCGCATCGACGGCACGCTGCCGATCACCGCCGATGGCCTGTTGTTGTGA
- a CDS encoding DMT family transporter has product MGRRAAGVSRVNPLRGILLKLGSVTIFVLMAALIKATADEVPPGEQVFFRSLFAIPVILIWLMRRGELSSGLRTSRPMGHVFRGLMGTAAMGLGFAGLGLLPLPEVTAIGFAAPLLTVIFAAMFLGEDVRAFRLATVALGLIGVLVVLSPRLGQVGDGLSTAQTLGAVITLMGAMCAALAQIFIRKLVQEESTSAIVFWFSITATVLALVTLPFGWVVPSPGTAALLVLAGLMGGVGQILLTSAYRFADASLVAPFDYAAMLFALAIGYGVFGEVPTLTMLIGAAIVIAAGFLIIWREHRLGLERSRQRKAMTPQG; this is encoded by the coding sequence ATGGGCCGCCGGGCGGCTGGAGTTTCCCGCGTGAACCCGCTGCGCGGCATCCTGCTGAAACTGGGCAGCGTGACGATCTTCGTCCTCATGGCCGCCCTCATCAAGGCCACCGCCGATGAGGTGCCGCCGGGCGAGCAGGTCTTCTTTCGCTCGCTTTTCGCCATACCGGTCATCCTGATCTGGCTGATGCGGCGGGGAGAGCTGTCCTCGGGCCTGCGCACCTCGCGCCCGATGGGTCATGTCTTTCGCGGGCTGATGGGCACGGCGGCGATGGGACTGGGCTTTGCCGGCCTCGGCCTTCTGCCCCTGCCCGAGGTCACCGCCATCGGCTTTGCCGCACCGCTGCTGACGGTCATCTTCGCGGCGATGTTTCTCGGCGAGGATGTGCGCGCCTTTCGCCTTGCCACGGTGGCGCTGGGGCTGATCGGGGTGCTGGTGGTACTGTCGCCGCGTCTCGGGCAGGTGGGCGACGGGCTCTCGACGGCGCAGACCCTTGGCGCGGTCATCACCCTGATGGGGGCGATGTGCGCGGCGCTGGCGCAGATCTTCATCCGCAAGCTGGTGCAGGAAGAAAGCACCTCGGCCATCGTCTTCTGGTTCTCGATCACCGCGACGGTTCTGGCGCTGGTGACGCTACCCTTTGGCTGGGTGGTCCCCTCGCCGGGCACCGCAGCCCTGCTGGTTCTGGCCGGGCTGATGGGCGGGGTCGGGCAGATCCTTCTGACCTCGGCCTACCGCTTTGCCGATGCCTCGCTGGTCGCGCCCTTCGACTATGCCGCGATGCTGTTTGCGCTGGCCATCGGCTACGGCGTCTTTGGCGAGGTGCCGACCCTGACCATGCTGATCGGTGCCGCCATCGTCATCGCCGCCGGCTTCCTGATCATCTGGCGCGAGCACCGGCTGGGGCTGGAGCGCAGCCGCCAGCGCAAGGCGATGACCCCGCAAGGGTGA